In Sciurus carolinensis chromosome 13, mSciCar1.2, whole genome shotgun sequence, a genomic segment contains:
- the Nfu1 gene encoding NFU1 iron-sulfur cluster scaffold homolog, mitochondrial isoform X2, with protein MRFCHMMNAYTLKKQPLHQFVRRQLFPLPAALCNTVRYMFIQTQDTPNPNSLKFIPGRPVLETRTMDFPTAATAFRSPLARQLFRIEGVKSVFFGPDFITVTKENEELDWNLLKPDIYATIMDFFASGLPLVTEETSSGEAGSEEDDEVVAMIKELLDTRIRPTVQEDGGDVIYKGFEDGIVQLKLQGSCTSCPSSIITLKNGIQNMLQFYIPEVEGVEQVMDDESDEKEANSP; from the exons ATGAG attCTGTCACATGATGAATGCATACACCCTTAAGAAACAACCTCTGCATCAATTTGTACGAAGACAACTCTTCCCACTACCTGCAGCCTTATGTAACACAG tgagATACATGTTTATTCAAACACAAGATACCCCAAACCCCAACAGCTTAAAGTTTATACCAGGAAGACCAGTTCTTGAGACAAGGACCATGGATTTTCCCACAGCAGCTACAGCATTTCGCTCCCCTCTGGCTAG GCAATTATTTAGGATTGAAGGAGTGAAAAGTGTCTTCTTTGGACCAGATTTTATTACTGTCACAaag GAAAATGAAGAATTAGATTGGAATTTACTAAAACCAGATATTTATGCAACAATTATGGACTTCTTTGCTTCTGGCTTACCCCTAGTTACTGAGGAAACATCTTCAGGAGAAGCAG GTTCTGAAGAAGATGATGAAGTTGTGGCAATGATTAAGGAATTGTTAGACACTAGAATACG GCCAACTGTGCAGGAAGATGGAGGAGATGTGATCTATAAAGGCTTTGAAGATGGCATCGTACAGCTGAAACTCCAAGGTTCTTGTACTAGCTGCCCCAGTTCAATCATTACTCTGAAAAATGGGATTCAGAACATGCTGCAGTTTTATATTCCAGAAGTAGAAGGTGTAGAACAG